From the genome of Impatiens glandulifera chromosome 9, dImpGla2.1, whole genome shotgun sequence, one region includes:
- the LOC124915763 gene encoding umecyanin-like, with protein MDHKFFAFLFVGCAAIMMQYAEAQTTNVVGDNTGWVVPPTIDTYSTWASGKTFAVGDILTFNFRTGEHDVLQVPKASYDACTSDNPIGGMITTGPANITLTTGGDAYFICTIGRHCQAGQKMAISVSGTPVPSPPTIPSPPVTPSPNSSPEACPPTESPTGSFTRPELTPPPSPSSSTVVLVSFLLPMFAVVLGYIYN; from the exons ATGGATCACAAGTTCTTTGCCTTCCTTTTTGTGGGTTGCGCCGCTATAATGATGCAATATGCCGAAGCACAAACTACAAACGTAGTTGGAGACAACACTGGTTGGGTTGTACCTCCAACTATCGACACCTACTCCACTTGGGCCTCCGGCAAGACCTTTGCGGTTGGAGACATCCTTA CTTTTAACTTTAGGACTGGGGAACATGACGTGCTCCAAGTTCCCAAGGCCTCCTACGACGCATGCACGTCGGATAATCCCATTGGAGGCATGATCACCACCGGACCTGCCAACATCACCCTCACAACCGGAGGCGACGCATACTTCATTTGCACTATAGGCCGCCACTGCCAAGCCGGACAAAAGATGGCTATCTCTGTCTCCGGCACGCCTGTCCCTTCCCCACCCACCATTCCCAGCCCTCCTGTCACACCCTCCCCGAACTCTAGCCCTGAAGCATGTCCTCCAACTGAGTCGCCCACCGGTTCATTCACTAGACCCGAACTTACCCCACCGCCGTCCCCTAGTTCTTCAACCGTTGTCTTAGTCAGCTTCTTGCTTCCCATGTTCGCGGTTGTCCTTGGTTACATTTATAATTAA
- the LOC124916337 gene encoding uncharacterized transmembrane protein DDB_G0289901-like gives MASQREINAQADEILSQHGQAQAVRPASHELSAQEEQSYLSKTGESLKNAAGGAATIAQEAVSGAASLAQGAAAGAVNLAQGAASTVKNTLGVNSDSNNPSANSAAAANHPSGYNAAAAANHPGGYNAAAAAANHPSGNTAAAAAAAAAGANHPSNPSNRF, from the exons ATGGCATCCCAAAGAGAGATCAATGCCCAGGCTGATGAGATCTTGAGCCAACATGGTCAAGCCCAG GCAGTGAGACCTGCATCACATGAACTATCAGCCCAAGAAGAACAATCCTACCTTTcaaag ACTGGGGAGAGCTTGAAGAACGCTGCTGGTGGAGCTGCAACTATTGCTCAAGAGGCAGTTTCAGGGGCTGCTTCCTTGGCCCAAGGTGCAGCTGCAGGAGCAGTTAACCTAGCACAGGGTGCAGCATCAACAGTCAAGAACACTCTCGGTGTTAACTCTGACTCCAACAACCCAAGCGCTAACAGCGCAGCAGCAGCTAACCACCCAAGTGGTTACAACGCAGCAGCCGCAGCTAACCACCCAGGTGGTTACAACGCAGCAGCAGCCGCAGCTAACCACCCAAGCGGTAACAccgcagcagcagcagcagcagcagccgcCGGGGCTAACCACCCAAGCAACCCTTCCAACAGGTTCTGA
- the LOC124913650 gene encoding circumsporozoite protein yields the protein MASQRDINARADEILHQHDQEQSLSQGGHAQAVRPASQDLSSQDSDQQSYLSKTGESLKNAAGGAVNLAQGAAAGAVNLAQGAAASVKNTLGVNSESNNPSANTAATAANHPSGNNAAAAAAAANHPSGNSAAAAAAAAAANHPSGYTAAGANHPNNPSNRF from the exons ATGGCATCCCAAAGAGATATCAATGCAAGGGCTGATGAGATCTTGCACCAACATGACCAAGAACAGAGCCTAAGCCAAGGTGGCCACGCCCag GCAGTGAGACCTGCATCACAAGATCTATCAAGCCAAGACTCTGATCAACAATCCTACCTTTCAAAg ACTGGGGAGAGCTTGAAGAACGCTGCTGGTGGAGCAGTAAACCTGGCCCAAGGTGCAGCTGCAGGAGCAGTAAACCTGGCTCAGGGTGCAGCAGCGTCTGTCAAGAACACTCTTGGTGTTAACTCTGAATCCAACAACCCAAGCGCTAACACTGCAGCAACCGCAGCTAACCACCCAAGCGGTAACAACGCAGCCGCCGCAGCAGCGGCAGCTAACCACCCAAGCGGTAACAGCGCAGCCGCAGCAGCAGCTGCAGCCGCCGCTAACCACCCAAGTGGTTACACTGCAGCGGGGGCTAACCACCCAAACAACCCTTCCAACAGGTTCTAA
- the LOC124914903 gene encoding U3 small nucleolar RNA-associated protein 5, producing MGKGRKAEMVIQNSAEEDQLVADDSQDNGLLEVQEPTPLKTKKSKKKRVASDLDDETTVNLEDIGNIETAADGSQIDDDITEPTMGEKIASLNLVNTTDDRKALEEDSIHQTKPPSADSMHVLVKQALQANDRALLWNCLNIQDERVITNSVSLLNPSDVMKLLDALISVIHYRGAGLARALPWLRSLLLQHASGIASQESSLVALNSMYQLIEARVSNFHSALQLSSSLDLNFSTIVDDSLDDDEAIRPVIYEDKDSDDEESEGSEEDAMETDDDTSSLGHEAEDGDSDIEGSDGMGI from the exons ATGGGTAAAGGTAGGAAAGCTGAAATGGTCATTCAGAATAGTGCAGAAGAAGACCAGCTTGTAGCTGATGATTCTCAGGATAATGGTCTTCTTGAAGTACAAG AACCAACACCATTGAAAACTAAGAAGTCGAAGAAGAAGCGAGTCGCATCTGATCTTGATGATGAGACCACAGTGAACTTGGAAGATATTG GTAATATTGAGACAGCAGCTGATGGAAGCCAAATCGATGATGATATAACAGAACCAACCATGGGCGAGAAGATTGCAAGCCTAAATTTAGTGAATACGACTGATGATAGAAAAGCACTGGAAGAAGATTCTATTCATCAAACAAAGCCACCTAGTGCAGACTCTATGCACGTCCTAGTTAAGCAAGCTCTCCAAGCCAATGATCGAGCACTTCTATGGAATTGTTTGAATATCCAAGACGAGAGG GTCATTACAAATTCCGTTTCTCTATTAAACCCATCTGATGTCATGAAGCTTCTAGATGCGCTCATATCAGTTATTCATTACAG AGGTGCTGGACTTGCTCGTGCTCTTCCATGGCTTAGAAGTCTACTTCTCCAACACGCAAGTGGGATTGCGTCTCAAGAATCTTCTCTCGTTGCCCTCAACTCCATGTATCag CTTATAGAGGCTAGAGTATCCAATTTCCATTCTGCACTTCAACTGTCTAGCAGCTTGGACTTGAATTTCTCAACA ATTGTTGATGACAGTTTGGATGATGATGAAGCGATAAGACCAGTCATTTATGAGGACAAagacagtgatgatgaagaatCTGAAGGATCGGAAGAAGATGCCATGGAAACTGATGACGACACATCAAGCCTAGGACACGAGGCAGAAGATGGTGATAGCGATATTGAAGGAAGTGATGGCATGGGAATCTAA
- the LOC124914680 gene encoding acyl-protein thioesterase 2-like, producing the protein MSYSNSSMGSGSRTARRTIEFGRTYVVRPKGKHQATIVWLHGLGDNGSSSSQLLESLPLPNIKWICPTAPTRPVAILGGFPCTAWFDAGDLTEDGPDDVEGLDASAAHIANLLSTEPADIKLGIGGFSMGAATALYSATCFSQGKYGNGYPYQINLKAIIGLSGWLPCSRSLRSKIEGSNEAARRAASLPILLCHGKCDDVVPYKHGERSTNALTSAGFRYVGFKIYDGIGHYTVPKEMDDVCNWLNSRLVLEGSRF; encoded by the exons ATGAGTTATTCAAATTCTTCTATGGGTTCTG GAAGTAGGACGGCTAGGAGAACAATTGAGTTTGGAAGGACATATGTAGTGAGGCCCAAAGGGAAACATCAGGCTACTATTGTTTGGCTACATGGTCTTGGTGATAACGGTTCAAG TTCATCACAACTGTTGGAATCCCTTCCTCTACCGAAT ATTAAATGGATCTGTCCTACTGCTCCTACTCGTCCTGTGGCTATTCTTGGTGGATTTCCTTGCACTGCAT GGTTTGATGCTGGGGATCTTACTGAAGATGGTCCTGATGATGTCGAAGGTTTAGATGCATCGGCTGCACATATAGCAAACCTGTTATCAACTGAACCCGCTGATA TTAAGCTTGGCATTGGAGGTTTTAGTATGGGTGCTGCAACTGCTCTCTACTCAGCTACCTGTTTTTCCCAAGGAAAATATGGAAATGGATATCCATATCAAATCAATCTTAAAGCGATAATTGGCCTAAGCGGTTGGCTTCCATGTTCAAG GAGCTTGAGGAGCAAAATCGAAGGATCAAATGAAGCTGCTAGGCGTGCTGCTTCTTTACCTATTTTACTTTGCCATGGAAAAT GCGATGACGTGGTTCCATACAAGCACGGCGAGAGGTCAACTAACGCACTGACCTCGGCTGGTTTTCGATATGTAGGCTTCAAAATCTATGATGG GATTGGTCACTATACTGTCCCTAAAGAGATGGATGATGTCTGCAATTGGCTGAACTCGAGGCTGGTTCTTGAAGGATCTCGATTTTGA
- the LOC124914975 gene encoding cytochrome c oxidase subunit 5b-1, mitochondrial-like, translating into MWRRIPSKVRALASSSRSTSVLSRYAVANASSPSRLSPPISIISRSFSPDLGTAPLKRKVEDVMPIATGHEREELQAELEGRQVLDIDYPSGPFGTQEAPSIIKSYYDRRIVGCPGGEDEDEHDVVWFWLEKGKTHECPVCTQNFALEVVGPGGPPDGHGDDDHDHHH; encoded by the exons ATGTGGAGAAGAATTCCTTCAAAGGTTCGAGCCCTAGCCTCCTCTTCCCGATCTACTTCCGTTCTCAGCCGCTACGCCGTAGCCAATGCATCTTCTCCGTCGCGTCTTTCTCCACCTATCTCTATCATTTCTCGCTCTTTCAGCCCCGATCTCG GAACTGCTCCGCTGAAGAGGAAAGTCGAAGATGTGATGCCTATTGCTACCGGACACGAGCGGGAAGAGCTGCAAGCTGAGTTGGAA GGGCGTCAGGTTCTGGATATCGACTATCCTTCTGGTCCTTTTGGAACACAG GAAGCCCCTTCTATCATAAAATCCTACTACGATAGAAGAATTGTTGGATGCCCCGGAGGTGAAGACG AAGATGAGCATGATGTTGTTTGGTTCTGGCTAGAGAAGGGAAAGACACACGAATGTCCTGTCTGCACTCAGAACTTTGCG TTGGAAGTGGTGGGTCCAGGGGGGCCACCCGACGGGCATGGCGACgatgatcatgatcatcacCACTGA
- the LOC124916733 gene encoding boron transporter 4-like, which produces MEHIRAPMKGVANDFRGRIACYKQDWISGISSGLGILAPTAYIFFASALPVIAFGEQLNRDTDGSLSTVETLASTALCGIIHSIVGGQPLLILGVAEPTVIMYNYLYNFAKGRDALGKELFLAWAGWVCVWTSLMLFLLAIFNACTIINRFTRIAGETFGMLIAALFIQQAVRGMLGEFGTPEHENPRQEKYQFQWRYVNGLLGVIFSFGLLFSSLKSRSARSWKYGTGSLRGFIADYGVPLMVLVWSGLSFSIGNSVPSGVPRRISSPLPWEAASLTHWTVIKDMAKVEPAYIFGAIIPALMVAGLYFFDHSVASQLAQQKEFNLVKPAAYHYDILLLGFMTLLCGLLGLPPANGVLPQSPMHTKSLSVLKRRLIRKKMVQSAKESMKQNASSSEIYGNMEAVFVEIDKTPVHKAVAELKELKDAVMNENTDGKNNEDGFDPEKHMDSYLPVRVNEQRVSNLLQSLLVAASVCAMPLIKKIPTSVLWGYFAYMAIDSLPGNQFWERILLLFVTPSRRYKVLEENHASFVESVSFRYIAGFTLFQLVYFLFCYGITWIPIAGILFPLPFFFLITIRQHILPRMFHSMSLQELDAAEYEEIPGAIQHSLSISLRDGQMTPASGDDGEEEEEEFCDAEMMDHLTTRRGELRLRTLSFNEDRHGQQIYPQTSHRH; this is translated from the exons ATGGAGCATATAAGAGCTCCAATGAAGGGAGTCGCTAACGATTTCCGTGGAAGAATTGCATGCTACAAACAAGATTGGATATCAGGAATTTCATCGGGCCTCGG GATATTGGCTCCGACTGCATACATCTTCTTCGCTTCTGCTCTTCCTGTTATTGCTTTCGGAGAACAATTGAATCGAGATACAG ATGGGAGCTTGAGTACGGTAGAGACATTAGCTTCAACTGCTTTATGTGGTATCATACACTCTATAGTTGGTGGACAGCCTCTTCTAATACTTGGAGTTGCAGAGCCCACAGTTATTATGTACAATTATCTCTACAACTTTGCCAAAGGAAGAGATGCTTTGGGGAAGGAACTTTTCCTTGCTTGGGCTGGATG GGTTTGTGTGTGGACATCTCTAATGCTGTTCCTTCTTGCCATCTTCAATGCCTGCACTATAATCAACAGATTCACAAGGATTGCAGGAGAAACGTTTGGAATGCTGATTGCTGCTCTTTTCATTCAACAGGCTGTCAGG GGCATGTTAGGTGAATTTGGAACTCCGGAACATGAAAACCCGCGACAGGAAAAGTACCAGTTCCAGTGGCGCTATGTGAATGGACTATTGGGCGTAATATTTTCTTTTGGACTTCTTTTCTCCTCGTTGAAGAGTAGAAGTGCAAGGTCATGGAAATACGGGACAG GTTCTTTGAGAGGCTTCATTGCGGACTACGGTGTGCCTCTCATGGTCTTGGTGTGGAGTGGACTTTCTTTCAGTATTGGAAATAGTGTCCCATCTGGAGTTCCAAGAAGAATTTCTAGCCCTCTCCCTTGGGAGGCAGCATCTTTAACCCATTGGACTGTCATCAAG GACATGGCAAAAGTTGAACCTGCTTACATATTTGGAGCCATAATTCCAGCTCTAATGGTAGCAGGGCTATACTTCTTTGATCATAGTGTGGCTTCACAATTGGCACAACAAAAAGAATTCAATCTTGTCAAGCCTGCGGCTTACCATTACGATATCCTGTTGTTGGGATTCATG ACTTTACTCTGTGGATTACTTGGGCTTCCTCCAGCAAATGGCGTCCTTCCTCAATCTCCAATGCACACAAAGAGTTTGTCTGTTCTAAAACGGCGG CTAATTCGAAAGAAGATGGTTCAAAGTGCTAAAGAAAGCATGAAGCAAAATGCAAGCAGTTCGGAAATCTATGGAAATATGGAAGCCGTGTTTGTGGAAATCGACAAAACACCAGTG CATAAGGCAGTGGCAGAGTTGAAGGAACTAAAGGATGCAGTGATGAATGAAAATACAGATGGAAAGAATAATGAAGACGGTTTTGACCCAGAGAAGCACATGGACTCATACTTACCTGTTCGTGTTAATGAGCAGAGAGTGAGCAACCTATTACAGTCACTCTTAGTGGCAGCCTCAGTATGTGCAATGCCACTAATTAAGAAGATACCGACATCTGTTCTATGGGGATATTTCGCTTACATGGCCATCGACAGCTTACCAGGAAACCAGTTTTGGGAAAGAATACTTCTCCTATTCGTGACCCCATCTAGAAGATACAAGGTTCTAGAAGAGAATCACGCTTCCTTTGTGGAATCAGTGTCGTTTAGATACATTGCCGGTTTTACTCTGTTCCAGTTAGTATATTTTCTGTTTTGCTATGGGATAACTTGGATCCCCATAGCTGGCATATTATTTCCTTTGCCATTCTTCTTCTTAATAACCATAAGACAACACATTCTCCCGAGGATGTTCCATTCTATGTCCTTGCAAGAACTCGATGCAGCTGAGTACGAGGAAATACCCGGGGCAATCCAACACTCTCTTAGCATCTCCTTGAGA gATGGACAAATGACGCCTGCTTCTGGTGATGATggtgaggaagaagaagaagagttttGTGATGCTGAAATGATGGACCATTTAACAACCAGAAGAGGGGAGTTGAGATTGAGGACGTTGAGCTTTAATGAAGATAGACATGGACAACAG ATTTATCCACAGACAAGTCACAGGCACTGA